In a genomic window of Mageeibacillus indolicus UPII9-5:
- a CDS encoding DUF1385 domain-containing protein: MLSKKEKIKYFCVLLAAAIKKTTIGGQALMEGLMMVGPERVSVACRRRDGSINVQYLPPVRKNVINRVPILRGAVGLFRQMILGTKAMMLAAAQIEEDENSAAEQTTAAAQAAADVRPTADVQMSADAQGTAAARPEAVIERNKPSQQHNSLTTYALYGSAILGMVGGIAMFVLLPNLLAGLILRYSGLPIATTGKHTFIYSLFEGVIRLVILLGYLYLTSCIKDISRIWRYHGAEHKTIACYEAGEDLTVDNVARHSRFHPRCGTSFLFLLVFCSVFLFSIVGWYGLWLNLLIRLLLVPILAGLSYELLRWSGTHDRCLAGRIIATPGLWVQRLTTKEPDAPIIEVAIAAMKEVIPEDGRADIW; this comes from the coding sequence ATGTTATCAAAAAAAGAAAAAATAAAATACTTTTGTGTCTTGTTGGCTGCGGCAATAAAAAAGACGACAATTGGTGGACAAGCACTTATGGAAGGTTTGATGATGGTCGGCCCGGAACGTGTTTCCGTCGCTTGTCGACGGCGTGACGGTTCGATCAATGTGCAGTATCTGCCACCGGTACGGAAAAATGTGATCAACCGTGTGCCGATTTTGCGTGGGGCGGTCGGCCTATTTCGTCAAATGATTCTTGGCACCAAGGCGATGATGTTGGCAGCTGCACAAATTGAAGAAGATGAGAATTCAGCGGCGGAACAGACTACCGCTGCTGCCCAGGCGGCAGCTGATGTTCGGCCAACAGCAGATGTTCAGATGTCAGCTGATGCTCAGGGCACCGCTGCTGCCCGGCCTGAGGCAGTGATTGAACGGAACAAGCCTTCGCAACAACATAATTCGCTTACGACTTATGCGTTGTACGGATCGGCAATTTTGGGCATGGTCGGCGGAATTGCCATGTTCGTCCTTTTGCCGAATTTGCTTGCCGGCCTGATTTTGCGTTACAGCGGTTTGCCCATTGCTACAACCGGTAAACACACTTTTATTTACAGTTTGTTTGAAGGTGTTATTCGTCTGGTGATTTTGCTTGGCTACCTTTATCTCACCTCCTGCATCAAAGATATCAGCCGAATTTGGCGTTATCACGGGGCCGAACACAAAACAATTGCCTGTTACGAAGCTGGCGAAGACCTCACGGTAGATAATGTCGCACGACATTCTCGTTTCCACCCTCGCTGCGGCACATCATTTCTGTTCTTGCTGGTTTTTTGCAGTGTCTTTCTTTTTTCGATAGTAGGATGGTACGGCTTGTGGCTTAATCTTCTGATCAGGCTGTTGTTAGTTCCGATATTGGCCGGCTTGTCATATGAACTTTTGCGTTGGTCCGGCACGCATGACCGTTGCCTAGCCGGCAGGATTATCGCCACCCCGGGACTTTGGGTTCAGCGTCTTACCACCAAAGAACCGGATGCACCTATTATTGAGGTAGCAATCGCTGCCATGAAGGAGGTAATTCCGGAAGATGGGCGGGCGGACATCTGGTAA
- the rpmE gene encoding 50S ribosomal protein L31 gives MKKGIHPEYGKCIVKCACGETFETRSVLKTMNIDICSKCHPFFTGKQKLVDAGGRVDKFKKRMSQK, from the coding sequence ATGAAAAAAGGAATCCATCCCGAATACGGTAAGTGCATTGTCAAATGCGCTTGTGGCGAGACTTTTGAAACGCGCTCCGTCTTAAAAACAATGAACATTGATATTTGTTCCAAGTGCCATCCGTTTTTTACCGGTAAACAAAAACTGGTTGATGCCGGCGGCCGGGTAGACAAGTTCAAGAAGAGAATGAGTCAAAAGTAA
- a CDS encoding N5-glutamine methyltransferase family protein, with product MGGRTSGNWLLDWEKTIKLYDPDNVVYIASRCLGLWQFGHELSLTEYVNLRSRPERLTELIPAAAAAELQKKFRAALRRRDEGEPWAYIWGQINFLGREFFTDTSVLIPRSDTEILWEAAVAGAKKIFQQRGRALRILELCTGSGCLIISLLNELAALNIPVELAVATDISAAAIRLVERNRQHLCPDLPLVRLTGDLLEPVEAAGLGEFDFCLANPPYVTPAEYTALPDEVRNYEPRLALTDEIDGLDFYRRILHDVKLYGRNSKAAALYLWVEHGMTQRDAITEVAEAEGWLPVEYRDDYAGLPRVCGFCYEQNAE from the coding sequence ATGGGCGGGCGGACATCTGGTAATTGGCTGCTTGACTGGGAAAAAACGATAAAACTTTATGATCCAGACAATGTCGTTTATATAGCCTCGCGTTGCTTAGGCTTGTGGCAGTTCGGACATGAACTTTCTCTAACCGAGTATGTTAACTTGCGCTCACGCCCGGAACGGTTGACGGAATTGATTCCGGCTGCTGCAGCGGCAGAATTGCAAAAAAAGTTCCGGGCGGCGTTGCGACGTCGTGACGAAGGCGAGCCTTGGGCTTATATATGGGGACAGATAAATTTTTTGGGTCGGGAATTTTTCACAGATACATCTGTGTTGATACCTAGGTCGGATACGGAAATATTGTGGGAAGCCGCCGTGGCTGGGGCAAAGAAGATTTTTCAGCAACGCGGGCGTGCTTTGCGCATATTGGAATTGTGTACAGGGAGCGGCTGTCTGATCATAAGTTTGTTAAATGAACTGGCGGCTTTGAATATTCCGGTTGAGTTGGCGGTGGCGACAGATATTTCCGCTGCGGCGATCCGGCTTGTGGAAAGGAATCGGCAACACCTGTGTCCCGATTTGCCGTTAGTTCGATTGACCGGAGATTTGTTGGAGCCGGTGGAAGCGGCCGGGCTAGGAGAATTTGATTTTTGCCTGGCCAACCCACCTTATGTTACGCCGGCTGAATATACTGCTTTGCCGGACGAAGTGCGAAATTATGAACCGCGGCTTGCCCTTACTGATGAAATTGACGGGCTGGATTTTTACCGCCGCATTTTGCACGATGTGAAACTTTACGGCCGCAACAGCAAGGCAGCCGCGCTTTATCTGTGGGTCGAACACGGCATGACTCAACGTGATGCGATTACAGAGGTGGCGGAAGCTGAAGGGTGGTTACCGGTTGAATACCGCGATGATTATGCCGGGTTGCCGCGTGTCTGCGGTTTTTGCTATGAACAAAATGCTGAATAA
- a CDS encoding L-threonylcarbamoyladenylate synthase, producing MEKMRTVYLKLDPANPDVDALRAPAAALREGKLVVMPTETVYGLGVNALMGDAVPEVYRVKGRPSDNPLIVHVADFVDIPPLVQKISPLADFIMHRFMPGPLTVILPKSDLIPLQVSGGLATVGIRMPSHPIAHALIKLAGVPVAAPSANLSGKPSLTNGPDCLEELSGKVPFIVDGGASDVGLESTVLDLTSDMPRILRPGKIDQAAVQAVCDEFKGKVMDGGQSAPMVSLGYLRRLAANEKPAAPGMKYRHYAPQAEVRIVNADFATGSSVARAMGEAYAACLKEYPAEEIGVFAAREAVASCLNVAATSAAATSTAATADAAADAVSAVARVGLPLLAYGEYGDIAAAAHGLFTAFRALDRRKVKVILTHELPQDGIGAAYMNRLRKAAAKAQALPPVYTGDDRQA from the coding sequence ATGGAAAAGATGAGGACAGTGTATCTGAAACTTGATCCGGCCAATCCGGATGTCGATGCCCTTCGCGCTCCGGCTGCGGCATTGCGTGAAGGAAAATTGGTAGTCATGCCGACTGAAACCGTTTACGGCTTGGGGGTCAACGCTTTGATGGGCGATGCGGTGCCCGAGGTTTATCGGGTCAAGGGGCGTCCGTCTGACAATCCGCTGATCGTCCACGTGGCCGATTTTGTCGACATTCCGCCTTTGGTGCAAAAGATTTCACCGTTGGCCGATTTTATCATGCATAGGTTTATGCCGGGGCCGTTGACAGTAATTTTGCCGAAAAGTGATTTGATTCCGTTGCAAGTTTCCGGTGGTTTGGCTACGGTTGGTATCCGCATGCCGAGTCATCCGATTGCCCATGCTTTAATTAAACTGGCGGGGGTACCGGTAGCAGCTCCGTCAGCTAACCTTTCTGGCAAGCCGAGTTTGACTAACGGGCCGGATTGTCTTGAAGAGTTGAGCGGCAAGGTTCCTTTTATTGTTGATGGTGGCGCATCGGATGTGGGCTTGGAATCCACGGTTTTGGATTTGACTTCTGATATGCCGAGGATATTGCGTCCCGGCAAGATCGATCAGGCGGCTGTTCAGGCCGTTTGTGACGAATTCAAGGGAAAAGTTATGGACGGCGGACAGTCGGCACCAATGGTTAGTTTGGGATATTTGCGGCGTTTGGCGGCCAATGAAAAGCCGGCTGCTCCGGGTATGAAATATCGTCATTATGCCCCGCAAGCCGAGGTTAGAATTGTCAATGCTGATTTTGCTACGGGCTCAAGTGTTGCCCGAGCAATGGGAGAGGCTTATGCGGCTTGTCTCAAGGAATATCCGGCTGAAGAAATCGGCGTTTTTGCCGCGCGGGAGGCTGTAGCTAGTTGTCTTAATGTGGCTGCGACTTCGGCCGCCGCGACTTCGACTGCTGCGACTGCGGATGCGGCAGCGGATGCTGTCTCAGCCGTTGCCCGGGTGGGGCTGCCTTTGTTGGCTTACGGCGAATACGGTGACATTGCCGCCGCTGCCCACGGCTTGTTCACTGCCTTCCGCGCGTTGGATCGCCGCAAGGTGAAAGTTATCCTGACCCATGAATTGCCGCAGGACGGAATCGGGGCGGCATATATGAATCGTCTGCGAAAAGCTGCGGCCAAGGCGCAGGCATTGCCCCCTGTCTATACGGGCGATGACCGGCAAGCGTAA
- a CDS encoding ABC transporter ATP-binding protein, with protein MTEVGLRVNNANKSFGRHHVVKDLSLEVRRGEVFGFLGPNGAGKTTLIKMVMGFLFPDSGEIFISNFSVRRDYEKAMAHIGGIVENPEMYKEFSGWQNLNMYARVHGHISSERIKKVVEMVGLSDRINDKVGKYSLGMKQRLGLAQSIVHKPDVLILDEPMNGLDPSGIQDLRNILRELAHEENLAVMVSSHILTEMQLLCDRVAIINKGEIIGSHDLQNSLVGKSIYRLEVEPKNEAAAFLAASYKDVKISDNGILLNVERNKIPELLYELHNQGLRPYRVEPCRDDLEATYFAAIGGGNDIV; from the coding sequence ATGACGGAAGTGGGATTACGTGTAAATAATGCTAATAAAAGCTTTGGCCGTCATCATGTGGTCAAGGATCTTTCGTTGGAGGTGCGACGTGGTGAAGTCTTCGGGTTTCTCGGACCTAATGGAGCCGGAAAAACTACCCTCATCAAAATGGTTATGGGATTTTTGTTCCCGGACAGTGGAGAAATTTTTATTTCGAATTTTTCCGTTCGTCGAGATTACGAAAAGGCGATGGCTCATATCGGCGGCATCGTGGAAAATCCGGAGATGTATAAGGAATTTTCCGGTTGGCAAAATTTGAATATGTATGCTCGGGTACATGGGCATATAAGTAGTGAAAGAATTAAAAAAGTTGTTGAAATGGTCGGGCTGAGTGATCGAATTAATGATAAAGTTGGTAAATATTCATTGGGTATGAAGCAACGTCTTGGACTTGCCCAGTCAATTGTTCATAAGCCGGATGTTCTAATATTGGATGAGCCGATGAACGGGCTTGATCCGTCAGGTATTCAGGATTTACGCAATATTCTGCGGGAACTGGCCCATGAGGAAAATCTGGCCGTCATGGTTTCAAGCCACATTTTAACCGAGATGCAACTGTTGTGCGATCGGGTTGCCATTATCAACAAAGGTGAAATAATCGGTTCGCACGATTTGCAAAACAGCTTAGTCGGAAAGTCGATTTATCGTTTAGAAGTTGAACCCAAAAATGAAGCAGCCGCTTTTTTGGCAGCAAGCTATAAAGACGTGAAAATTTCCGACAATGGTATTTTGCTCAATGTGGAGCGAAACAAAATTCCGGAATTACTGTATGAGTTACATAATCAAGGGTTGCGGCCATATCGGGTAGAGCCGTGTCGCGACGACTTGGAAGCCACCTATTTTGCCGCCATTGGGGGAGGGAACGACATTGTCTAA
- a CDS encoding ABC transporter permease, with the protein MSKLFAIFNNELEKMIRRRSTIILVILMVLCIILPMSLRYLSKPYEFRVEPRTAPTAVELANEKEELNKKSGYLLDEKGDIKAAAVKEPGDRESARAELDERKEALAKEDLLLSLGERFNKAGKSIHWGESGFIYGKISSLIHEKGATSALILNREKRQRLFDAAERGTKAFFTVYRDLLQELPVTDSAEKIHLAHRSDMINRILTLTDKNPSEIDYDYIDKTLSQMELLATSIEIGCMQAPYSKDHDESYQAGMLITEPMRQMLQQEYTRLENSLSDPKLQATERQSRIWHLFTTGTDIGYLFLGIIMIIFAGGLISGELATGTIKALIIAPVKRWKIYVAKTAALVIFGLLLALLVAVVAYLTLLLLLGNVDVCWSYFVGSTIKVMTLGKFIWLYALTNYFDILCMMAFAQMLSSFTKNTAVAVGITVAGYLGGKIVGFMLLPLRTSIWLSLIPYAHMNLTYRLLPLAAEGVDMYRLYSLMLYKPTLLGTAVYLVLAFAAIFYIGFDSFTRRDIK; encoded by the coding sequence TTGTCTAAACTGTTTGCAATATTTAATAATGAACTAGAAAAAATGATTCGCCGGCGTTCGACAATAATACTAGTTATACTTATGGTTCTCTGCATAATTCTGCCTATGTCATTGCGGTATTTATCCAAGCCTTATGAATTCCGCGTTGAGCCGCGAACTGCACCTACGGCGGTGGAACTGGCTAATGAGAAAGAAGAGTTGAATAAAAAGAGCGGTTATTTGCTGGATGAAAAAGGTGATATAAAAGCAGCAGCCGTTAAGGAGCCGGGTGACAGGGAGTCAGCCCGGGCCGAGCTTGACGAACGCAAAGAAGCTTTAGCCAAAGAGGACTTGCTTTTATCATTAGGTGAACGCTTCAATAAAGCCGGGAAGTCAATACATTGGGGAGAAAGCGGGTTTATTTACGGCAAGATATCTTCGTTAATACACGAGAAAGGGGCCACATCCGCTCTCATATTGAACCGAGAAAAAAGACAACGGCTGTTCGATGCAGCTGAACGAGGAACGAAGGCGTTTTTCACGGTATATCGTGATTTATTGCAAGAACTTCCGGTCACCGATTCGGCTGAGAAAATTCACTTAGCCCATAGATCGGATATGATTAACCGTATTTTGACATTAACCGATAAAAATCCGTCTGAAATTGATTATGATTATATCGATAAAACTTTAAGTCAAATGGAACTGCTGGCAACGAGTATCGAAATTGGCTGCATGCAAGCACCATATAGTAAGGATCATGACGAATCTTATCAGGCCGGTATGTTGATCACCGAGCCAATGCGGCAAATGTTGCAACAAGAATATACACGTTTGGAAAACAGTTTAAGTGATCCTAAGTTGCAAGCTACGGAACGTCAAAGCCGGATTTGGCACCTTTTCACGACCGGAACCGACATCGGCTATCTGTTTCTCGGGATTATTATGATTATTTTTGCCGGTGGGCTTATTTCCGGTGAACTTGCTACCGGGACAATTAAGGCTCTAATCATTGCTCCGGTTAAACGCTGGAAGATTTATGTGGCAAAAACAGCCGCCTTGGTTATTTTTGGTTTGTTATTGGCGTTATTGGTGGCTGTGGTAGCTTACTTAACTTTGCTGTTGTTACTTGGCAACGTAGACGTGTGCTGGAGCTATTTTGTCGGTAGCACTATCAAGGTGATGACATTGGGCAAATTTATCTGGTTGTACGCTTTGACGAATTATTTCGATATTTTGTGTATGATGGCTTTTGCTCAAATGCTTAGCTCATTTACCAAAAATACGGCGGTAGCGGTTGGAATTACCGTTGCCGGATATTTAGGTGGCAAAATTGTCGGTTTCATGCTGTTGCCGTTGAGGACTTCAATTTGGTTATCGCTTATTCCCTATGCCCACATGAATTTAACCTATCGCTTGTTACCGTTGGCCGCCGAAGGGGTAGATATGTATCGGCTGTACAGTCTTATGCTATATAAGCCAACATTGCTTGGCACCGCGGTATATCTGGTGCTGGCTTTCGCGGCAATATTTTATATCGGGTTCGACAGTTTCACGCGGCGGGATATTAAATAG
- the prfA gene encoding peptide chain release factor 1, giving the protein MEISQLEAVLNRYEELSAGLSDPSLLADRDRYLRVVKEQAGLTEIVGVIRDYIAKKDELAENLAMLQETDDEEMRLLLKEEIRDLKVKLPELEEKLQILLLPKDPRDEKNVYLEIRGGAGGEEAALFAEVLFRMYQSYAESKHFKVEIVEWNATELGGLKEVVCSIQGSGAYSLFKYESGVHRVQRVPVTESGGRIHTSTVTVAVLPEVDEVDVEILPGDITIDTYRSSGAGGQHVNKTDSAIRITHIPTGIVVTCQDQRSQYKNKDRAMAVLRAKLYERAQEERAGSIAEARRDQVGTGDRSERIRTYNYPQGRVTDHRIGLTVYKIDEILAGNLDLIIEPLMRAERTKLLAKGDGKDEDSVSET; this is encoded by the coding sequence ATGGAAATAAGTCAATTAGAAGCTGTGCTTAATCGTTATGAAGAACTCTCCGCCGGACTGTCTGATCCGAGCTTGCTTGCCGACCGTGACCGTTATTTACGGGTGGTGAAAGAACAGGCGGGACTTACGGAGATTGTTGGAGTCATTCGTGATTACATCGCCAAAAAAGATGAACTGGCCGAAAACCTGGCTATGTTGCAAGAAACGGATGATGAAGAAATGCGCCTTTTATTAAAAGAAGAAATCCGCGATTTAAAGGTGAAATTGCCGGAACTAGAGGAAAAATTGCAAATCCTTCTTTTACCGAAAGACCCACGCGACGAAAAAAATGTATATCTGGAAATACGCGGCGGTGCCGGCGGTGAAGAGGCAGCTTTATTCGCAGAAGTGCTGTTCCGAATGTATCAAAGTTACGCGGAAAGTAAACATTTTAAGGTCGAAATTGTTGAGTGGAATGCCACAGAACTCGGTGGATTGAAAGAGGTGGTATGTTCTATTCAGGGTTCAGGAGCTTACAGTTTGTTTAAATACGAAAGCGGTGTACATCGGGTGCAGCGTGTTCCGGTGACGGAATCCGGCGGGCGTATTCACACATCTACGGTTACCGTTGCCGTCTTGCCGGAAGTGGACGAGGTTGACGTGGAAATTCTGCCCGGAGACATTACGATAGACACTTATCGTTCTTCCGGTGCCGGTGGTCAGCACGTCAACAAAACGGATTCGGCAATTCGCATCACCCATATTCCTACCGGCATTGTGGTCACTTGTCAGGATCAGAGATCTCAATATAAGAACAAGGATCGGGCAATGGCGGTTTTGCGAGCCAAATTATATGAGCGGGCGCAGGAAGAACGCGCCGGCAGTATTGCGGAGGCTAGGCGAGATCAGGTTGGTACCGGTGATCGCAGTGAACGCATTCGCACCTATAACTATCCCCAGGGCCGGGTAACTGATCATCGCATCGGCTTGACGGTTTATAAAATTGATGAAATTCTGGCCGGCAATCTGGATTTGATAATTGAGCCTTTGATGCGTGCTGAACGCACCAAGTTGCTGGCGAAAGGGGATGGAAAAGATGAGGACAGTGTATCTGAAACTTGA
- a CDS encoding low molecular weight protein arginine phosphatase — MKIIFVCTGNTCRSPMATALFRQAVNEAGRTDIEVSGAGLAAFEGQAAADAAIRIMREDYGLDLTDHRAKNLTVDMCSEADYIFTMTESQADALRRYLPIKVKAEITSLGKFCQGKDCDIADPYGGDDKVYRAVAGELKQLVTVALTKI; from the coding sequence ATGAAAATTATCTTTGTGTGTACAGGCAATACTTGCCGTAGCCCGATGGCGACTGCTTTGTTCCGGCAGGCTGTGAATGAAGCTGGCCGAACGGACATTGAAGTTTCCGGAGCCGGATTAGCTGCTTTTGAAGGGCAGGCGGCCGCGGACGCAGCGATTAGAATAATGCGAGAAGATTACGGTCTTGATTTAACTGATCATCGTGCCAAAAATTTGACGGTGGATATGTGTTCCGAAGCCGACTACATTTTTACGATGACTGAGTCGCAGGCAGACGCTTTGCGGCGGTACTTACCGATAAAAGTTAAGGCTGAGATAACCTCGCTCGGGAAGTTTTGTCAAGGAAAAGACTGTGATATTGCCGATCCTTACGGCGGCGATGATAAAGTTTATCGGGCGGTGGCCGGCGAATTAAAACAATTGGTCACGGTTGCTCTGACTAAAATCTGA